A window from Salminus brasiliensis chromosome 7, fSalBra1.hap2, whole genome shotgun sequence encodes these proteins:
- the insl5a gene encoding insulin-like peptide INSL5, translating into MKALRSPLPLLPLMLLWAVCSVSQAQMDAKVVKLCGREFIRAVVYTCGGSRWRRLLTPENMGEFPIGEQNSPPDLSESEGLDLFARDLNSLRNNPCCQTGCRKSDLSFLC; encoded by the exons ATGAAAGCACTGCGTTCTCCGTTACCTCTGTTGCCCTTGATGCTGCTATGGGCTGTCTGTAGTGTATCACAGGCGCAGATGGACGCCAAAGTGGTCAAGCTCTGTGGCCGGGAGTTCATCCGGGCTGTGGTCTACACCTGCGGAGGGTCCAGGTGGAGGAGGCTGCTGACTCCAGAGAACATGGGAG AGTTTCCTATTGGAGAGCAGAACAGCCCTCCGGACCTGAGTGAGAGCGAAGGATTAGACCTGTTTGCACGAGATCTAAACTCCCTGAGGAACAACCCGTGCTGCCAGACGGGCTGCCGAAAGAGTGACCTCTCCTTCCTGTGCTGA